Proteins from a single region of Pseudomonas fulva:
- a CDS encoding DUF3108 domain-containing protein, which yields MRRALMLALALFSLPALAAEPKPFSASYTADWKQVPVSGSAERSLQKLEDGRWQLVFKASMLVAGLTEQSTFTVENDAFLPQSYKFERSGLGKSKDIEFDFDWSQKQVIGSDRGNPVRFPLNRGMQDKSTYQLALQHDVAAGEKSMSYQVVDGDEIETYDFRVLGEEVVRTAAGLIDAIKVERVRDPTQSSRKTILWFAKDWDYLLVRLHQVEKDGKEYQIMLKSGTVDGKNVEGRRD from the coding sequence ATGCGCCGCGCCCTAATGCTTGCCCTGGCGTTGTTCAGCCTGCCTGCCCTCGCCGCAGAGCCGAAGCCCTTCTCCGCCAGCTACACCGCCGACTGGAAGCAGGTTCCGGTCAGCGGCTCCGCCGAACGCAGCCTGCAGAAGCTCGAAGACGGGCGCTGGCAACTGGTGTTCAAGGCCTCCATGCTGGTCGCTGGCCTGACCGAACAAAGCACCTTCACGGTCGAGAACGATGCCTTCCTGCCGCAGAGCTACAAGTTCGAGCGCAGCGGCCTGGGCAAGAGCAAGGACATCGAGTTCGATTTCGACTGGTCGCAGAAACAGGTGATCGGCAGCGACCGCGGCAATCCGGTGCGCTTCCCGCTCAACCGCGGCATGCAGGACAAGTCGACCTATCAGTTGGCCCTGCAGCACGACGTGGCCGCCGGCGAGAAAAGCATGAGCTATCAGGTGGTCGATGGTGACGAGATCGAAACCTACGACTTCCGCGTGCTCGGTGAGGAAGTGGTACGCACCGCTGCCGGCCTGATCGACGCCATCAAGGTCGAGCGGGTACGCGATCCCACGCAAAGCAGTCGCAAGACCATTCTCTGGTTCGCCAAGGACTGGGACTACCTGCTGGTGCGCCTGCACCAGGTGGAAAAGGACGGCAAGGAATACCAGATCATGCTCAAGTCGGGCACGGTCGATGGCAAGAATGTCGAAGGTCGCCGCGACTGA
- the mazG gene encoding nucleoside triphosphate pyrophosphohydrolase codes for MYQLTDLLSLMARLRDPQHGCPWDLQQSYASIVPHTLEEAYEVADAIEREAFDELPGELGDLLFQVVYYSQLAKEEGRFDFAAVVDGITRKLVRRHPHVFPDGDLYGPVDQPRLSETEVKQRWEAIKAEERAERATAPQQLSLLDDVPNVLPALSRAKKLQGRAARVGFDWPDALPVLDKVREELDEVLEAISENDPEAIAEEIGDLLFSATNLARHLKVDPEGALRVANGKFERRFRFIEQALREAGRPIENCTLDELDALWGEAKKSERQSGC; via the coding sequence ATGTATCAACTCACCGACCTGCTCAGCCTGATGGCCCGCCTGCGTGATCCGCAGCACGGCTGCCCGTGGGATCTGCAGCAGTCCTACGCCAGCATCGTGCCGCATACCCTGGAGGAAGCCTACGAGGTGGCCGATGCCATCGAGCGTGAGGCCTTCGACGAGCTGCCCGGCGAACTCGGCGACCTGCTGTTCCAGGTGGTTTATTACAGCCAGCTGGCGAAGGAGGAGGGGCGCTTCGATTTCGCCGCGGTGGTCGACGGCATCACCCGCAAGCTGGTGCGCCGCCATCCCCATGTGTTTCCCGATGGCGATCTGTATGGGCCGGTGGATCAGCCGCGGCTCAGCGAAACCGAGGTCAAGCAGCGCTGGGAGGCGATCAAGGCCGAGGAGCGCGCCGAGCGTGCAACGGCGCCGCAGCAGTTGTCATTGCTCGACGACGTACCGAACGTGCTGCCGGCCCTGAGCCGCGCCAAGAAGTTGCAGGGGCGCGCTGCCCGGGTCGGCTTCGACTGGCCGGATGCCTTGCCGGTGCTCGACAAGGTGCGCGAAGAACTGGACGAAGTGCTCGAGGCGATCAGCGAGAACGACCCCGAGGCCATCGCCGAGGAGATCGGCGATCTGCTGTTCAGCGCCACCAATCTGGCCCGGCACCTGAAGGTCGACCCGGAAGGGGCGCTGCGGGTGGCCAATGGCAAGTTCGAGCGGCGCTTCCGCTTTATCGAACAGGCATTGCGCGAAGCCGGGCGCCCCATCGAGAATTGCACCCTGGATGAGCTCGACGCCCTGTGGGGCGAGGCCAAGAAAAGCGAGCGGCAGTCAGGCTGTTGA
- the relA gene encoding GTP diphosphokinase: MVQVRVHQPINDDGSINLEAWLEHVTSVDPALDRDALRAACEFARAAEQQANAAQNLWTEGTSSFSAGLEIAEILADLKLDQDSLVAAVIYRGVREGKIPLADVRQRFGPVVAKLIEGVLRMAAISASLNPRGESTVLGSQAQVDNLRKMLVAMVDDVRVALIKLAERTCAIRAVKDTDEERRQRVAREVFDIYAPLAHRLGIGHIKWELEDLSFRYLEPEQYKQIANLLHERRLDREHYINEVMEQLREELEATGIKADISGRAKHIYSIWRKMQRKGLQFSQIYDVRAVRVLVPAVRDCYTALGIVHTLWRHIPKEFDDYIANPKENGYRSLHTAVLGPEGKVLEVQIRTSNMHEEAELGVCAHWRYKGTDVKSGSNHYEEKISWLRQVLEWHEELGDIGGLAEQLRVDIEPDRVYVFTPDGHAIDLPKGATPLDFAYRVHTEIGHNCRGAKINGRIVPLNYSLQTGEQVEIITSKQGTPSRDWLNSNLGYVTTSRARAKIVHWFKLQDRDQNVAAGKTMLERELARVALPPVDFEKLAEKANLRTAEDLFASLGAGDLRLAQLVNLAQQLVEPERGNEQLELIPRKAQGFKPGKRGDIQIQGVGNLMTQMAGCCQPLPGDPIVGYITLGRGVSIHRQDCAAVLQLGSREPERIIQVSWGPVPVQTYPVDIIIRAYDRSGLLRDVTQTLLNEKLNVLAVNTRSNKEDNTASMSLTVEIPGLDALGRLLGRLSQLPNIIEARRHRAP; this comes from the coding sequence ATGGTTCAGGTTAGAGTGCACCAGCCCATCAACGACGATGGCAGTATCAATCTCGAGGCCTGGCTGGAGCACGTCACGAGTGTCGACCCGGCCCTCGACCGTGATGCGTTGCGCGCCGCCTGTGAATTCGCCCGGGCGGCCGAGCAACAGGCCAATGCGGCGCAGAACCTGTGGACCGAAGGCACCTCCAGTTTCAGTGCCGGTCTGGAAATCGCCGAAATTCTCGCCGACCTCAAGCTCGACCAGGATTCCCTGGTCGCCGCCGTCATCTACCGCGGCGTGCGTGAGGGCAAGATTCCCCTGGCTGACGTGCGTCAGCGTTTCGGCCCGGTGGTGGCCAAGCTGATCGAGGGCGTGCTGCGCATGGCGGCCATCAGCGCCAGCCTCAACCCGCGCGGCGAATCTACGGTGCTGGGCTCCCAGGCCCAGGTCGACAACCTGCGCAAGATGCTGGTGGCCATGGTCGACGACGTACGCGTCGCGCTGATCAAGCTGGCCGAGCGCACCTGCGCGATCCGCGCCGTCAAGGACACCGACGAGGAGCGCCGCCAGCGCGTGGCCCGCGAGGTCTTCGACATCTACGCGCCGCTGGCCCACCGCCTGGGCATCGGCCATATCAAGTGGGAGCTGGAAGACCTGTCCTTCCGCTACCTGGAGCCGGAGCAGTACAAGCAGATCGCCAACCTGCTGCACGAGCGCCGCCTGGATCGCGAGCATTACATCAACGAGGTGATGGAGCAGCTGCGCGAGGAGCTCGAGGCCACCGGCATCAAGGCCGATATCAGCGGCCGGGCGAAGCATATCTATTCGATCTGGCGCAAGATGCAGCGCAAGGGCCTGCAGTTCAGCCAGATCTACGACGTGCGCGCGGTGCGCGTGCTGGTGCCGGCGGTGCGCGACTGCTACACCGCCCTGGGCATCGTGCATACCCTGTGGCGGCACATTCCCAAGGAGTTCGACGACTACATCGCCAATCCCAAGGAGAATGGCTACCGCTCCCTGCATACGGCGGTGCTCGGCCCGGAAGGCAAGGTGCTGGAGGTGCAGATCCGCACCTCCAACATGCACGAGGAAGCCGAGCTGGGCGTCTGCGCCCACTGGCGCTACAAGGGCACCGACGTCAAGTCGGGCTCGAACCACTATGAAGAGAAGATTTCCTGGCTGCGCCAGGTGCTCGAATGGCACGAGGAGCTGGGCGACATCGGCGGCCTGGCCGAGCAGTTGCGCGTCGATATCGAGCCCGACCGGGTCTACGTGTTCACCCCGGACGGCCACGCCATCGACCTGCCCAAGGGCGCCACGCCCCTGGACTTCGCCTACCGCGTGCACACCGAAATCGGCCACAACTGCCGCGGCGCCAAGATCAACGGGCGCATCGTGCCGCTCAACTACAGCCTGCAGACCGGCGAGCAGGTGGAGATCATCACCAGCAAGCAGGGCACGCCGAGCCGTGACTGGCTGAACTCCAACCTCGGCTACGTCACCACCTCGCGGGCGCGGGCGAAGATCGTCCACTGGTTCAAGCTGCAGGACCGCGACCAGAACGTCGCCGCCGGCAAGACCATGCTCGAGCGCGAACTGGCCCGCGTCGCCCTGCCGCCGGTGGACTTCGAGAAGCTCGCCGAGAAAGCCAACCTGCGCACCGCCGAGGACCTGTTCGCCTCCCTGGGCGCCGGCGATTTGCGCCTGGCACAACTGGTCAACCTGGCCCAGCAACTGGTCGAGCCGGAGCGCGGCAACGAGCAGCTCGAGCTGATCCCGCGCAAGGCCCAGGGCTTCAAGCCGGGCAAACGCGGCGATATCCAGATCCAAGGCGTGGGCAACCTGATGACCCAGATGGCCGGCTGCTGCCAGCCGCTGCCGGGCGATCCCATCGTCGGCTACATCACCCTGGGCCGTGGCGTCAGCATTCACCGCCAGGACTGCGCGGCGGTGCTGCAACTCGGCAGCCGCGAGCCGGAGCGGATCATCCAGGTCAGCTGGGGCCCGGTGCCGGTGCAGACCTACCCGGTGGACATCATCATTCGCGCCTACGACCGTTCCGGCCTGCTGCGTGACGTGACTCAGACGCTGCTCAACGAGAAGCTCAACGTGCTGGCGGTCAATACCCGCTCCAACAAGGAAGACAACACGGCGTCGATGTCGCTGACCGTGGAAATTCCGGGGCTGGATGCGCTGGGCAGGTTGCTGGGTCGCCTGTCGCAATTGCCCAATATCATCGAGGCGCGTCGTCACCGAGCGCCCTGA
- a CDS encoding FecCD family ABC transporter permease, whose protein sequence is MKATTSPKAPTGYWLLVVGSLRLLFNRRGVYAALGLSLAIVIITGVSLASGAAGLSPWTALAAAFGEGEPMHVFLVQELRLQRLVAGLFTGAAFGIGGCLLQTLARNRLATPGVIGIDDGATAFAVASIVAVPTTLAPSALALTGATTAAVLAFGLSAGAGARGYRFIVVGIAVGAVFGALTNLMLARADIDAANVAYPWTVGSLNARPTQAVWLLGVGLLLCLPLVKYLAQRLELMRFADSVAVGLGVRLKAMRLLTLVTTVLLTALAVAVAGPVGLVALAAPEMARYLSGHRGVPVCCAALAGALLMTVADWVGRTWLAPIEIPVGVITAVVGGPYLLWILLRQPSRKLT, encoded by the coding sequence ATGAAGGCAACGACCTCACCCAAGGCGCCCACGGGTTACTGGTTGCTGGTGGTCGGCTCGCTGCGCCTGCTGTTCAACCGCCGTGGCGTGTATGCCGCGCTGGGCCTTTCCCTGGCCATCGTGATCATCACCGGCGTCAGCCTGGCATCCGGTGCCGCCGGCCTGTCGCCATGGACGGCGCTGGCCGCAGCCTTCGGCGAGGGCGAGCCGATGCACGTGTTTCTGGTGCAGGAGCTGCGCCTGCAGCGCCTCGTCGCCGGCCTGTTCACCGGTGCAGCGTTCGGCATTGGCGGTTGCCTGTTGCAGACCCTGGCGCGCAATCGCCTGGCCACACCCGGAGTGATCGGCATCGACGATGGCGCCACGGCCTTTGCGGTGGCGTCCATCGTCGCCGTGCCGACCACCCTGGCGCCGTCCGCCCTGGCGCTTACTGGCGCCACCACGGCCGCGGTGCTGGCCTTCGGGCTGAGTGCCGGCGCCGGGGCGCGGGGGTATCGCTTCATCGTGGTGGGCATCGCCGTGGGCGCGGTGTTCGGCGCGCTGACCAACCTGATGCTGGCACGTGCCGACATCGACGCCGCCAACGTCGCCTATCCCTGGACGGTCGGCAGCCTCAACGCGCGCCCCACCCAGGCGGTGTGGCTGCTGGGTGTCGGCCTGCTGCTGTGCCTGCCGCTGGTCAAGTACCTGGCCCAGCGCCTGGAGCTGATGCGCTTTGCCGACAGCGTGGCGGTGGGCCTGGGCGTGCGCCTCAAGGCCATGCGCCTGCTGACCCTGGTCACCACGGTGCTGCTCACCGCCCTGGCGGTGGCCGTGGCCGGCCCGGTGGGGCTGGTGGCGCTCGCCGCGCCGGAGATGGCCCGCTACCTGAGTGGCCACCGTGGTGTGCCGGTATGCTGTGCGGCCCTTGCGGGGGCACTGCTGATGACCGTCGCCGATTGGGTCGGGCGCACCTGGCTGGCACCCATCGAGATTCCCGTGGGGGTGATCACCGCCGTGGTCGGTGGGCCCTACCTGCTGTGGATCCTGTTGCGCCAGCCGTCGCGCAAACTGACATGA
- a CDS encoding DUF2058 domain-containing protein, with the protein MAISLRDQLLKAGLVNEKQVKQATKQQHKQQRMVKKGQAEEDKSSQLAAQQAKAEKAARDQELNRQQQEKAEQKARAAQIKQLIEASRLPKLTTEDYYNFVDDKKVKRLPVNALMRDKLSRGSLAIVRHGGGYEVIPREAALRIQERDPQRVLLLNTPTEAPDEDDPYAAYQVPDDLMW; encoded by the coding sequence ATGGCGATTTCACTACGTGACCAGTTGCTCAAAGCCGGGTTGGTCAACGAGAAACAGGTCAAGCAGGCCACCAAGCAACAACACAAACAGCAGCGCATGGTGAAGAAAGGCCAGGCCGAGGAAGACAAGAGCAGTCAGCTCGCGGCCCAGCAGGCCAAGGCCGAGAAGGCCGCGCGCGATCAGGAACTCAATCGTCAGCAGCAGGAAAAGGCCGAGCAGAAGGCCCGAGCGGCGCAGATCAAGCAGTTGATCGAGGCGTCGCGCCTGCCCAAGTTGACCACCGAGGATTACTACAACTTCGTCGATGACAAGAAGGTCAAGCGTCTGCCGGTCAACGCCCTGATGCGCGACAAGCTCAGCCGGGGTTCGCTGGCCATCGTGCGTCATGGCGGCGGCTACGAGGTGATTCCGCGCGAGGCGGCGCTGCGCATCCAGGAGCGTGACCCGCAGCGCGTGCTGCTGCTCAACACGCCGACCGAGGCACCGGACGAGGACGACCCCTATGCCGCCTATCAGGTGCCCGACGACCTGATGTGGTAA
- a CDS encoding FecCD family ABC transporter permease — MSSAAKPARLTLAAALAWVSAALALLCIASLLIGAGEVGILRSLSALSGGVDDEARFVLLELRLPRTLLGVLVGVALGAAGVVLQAATRNPLAEPGLLGVSAGASFAVVLAISLGASAATLNLGVAIGGALVGCLLVLLVTQVRGVGDDPVRLVLAGAAFSGILTAISTLILLHDQRSSDEIRFWIIGALAGRPQDVLTWSAPGLLLGLLLLAPLIRPLAALALGEKMATGLGHHPGLTRLGALLGVAVLVGTATAAAGPMAFVGLVVPFVARRLVGPDIRRTIGLSLLLGPIIVLFADILSRLLVSPYELPIGVVTALIGAPVLIAVVRSHRLPTL, encoded by the coding sequence ATGAGCAGCGCGGCAAAACCCGCTCGCCTGACGCTGGCCGCTGCGCTGGCCTGGGTAAGCGCGGCGCTGGCATTGCTGTGCATCGCCAGCCTGCTGATCGGCGCGGGGGAGGTGGGCATCCTGCGTAGCCTGTCGGCGCTGAGTGGCGGCGTGGATGACGAGGCACGCTTCGTGCTCCTCGAGCTGCGCCTGCCGCGTACCCTGCTGGGTGTGCTGGTCGGCGTGGCGCTGGGCGCCGCGGGCGTGGTGCTGCAAGCGGCCACCCGCAACCCCCTGGCCGAGCCCGGCCTGCTTGGCGTCAGCGCAGGAGCCTCGTTCGCCGTGGTGCTGGCGATCAGCCTGGGCGCCAGCGCGGCGACCCTGAACCTGGGCGTGGCCATCGGCGGCGCCCTGGTTGGGTGCCTGCTGGTATTGCTGGTCACCCAGGTACGCGGCGTCGGTGATGACCCGGTGCGCCTGGTGCTGGCCGGTGCCGCCTTCTCGGGCATCCTCACCGCGATCAGCACACTGATTCTGCTGCACGACCAGCGTAGTTCCGACGAGATCCGCTTCTGGATCATCGGCGCCCTGGCCGGTCGCCCCCAGGACGTGCTGACCTGGAGCGCGCCCGGCCTGCTGCTCGGCTTGCTGCTGCTGGCGCCGCTGATTCGTCCGCTGGCGGCCCTGGCGTTGGGCGAGAAGATGGCCACCGGGCTCGGCCATCACCCCGGTCTGACCCGTCTGGGCGCCTTGCTCGGCGTCGCCGTGCTGGTCGGCACCGCCACGGCAGCGGCCGGGCCCATGGCCTTCGTCGGCCTGGTGGTGCCCTTCGTGGCGCGCCGCCTGGTGGGGCCGGACATCCGTCGCACCATTGGCCTGTCACTGTTGCTCGGGCCGATCATCGTGCTGTTCGCCGATATCCTCTCGCGTCTGTTGGTCAGCCCCTACGAGCTGCCGATCGGCGTGGTCACCGCGTTGATCGGCGCGCCCGTGCTGATCGCGGTGGTACGCAGCCACAGGTTGCCGACCCTATGA
- the rlmD gene encoding 23S rRNA (uracil(1939)-C(5))-methyltransferase RlmD, translating into MARKNGGLRFQPSGGTRAAQVPVGKKQRLKIERLANDGRGIAFIDGRTWFVSGALPGEEVEARVLDARSKVVDARTERVFQASPGRRVEPCVHARICGGCSVQHIPHAEQLALKQRLLAEQLDRLGGLQPEAWAEPLSSPEFAYRRRARIAVRWDARNKRLDVGFRAAASQDIVAISECPVLVEPLQPILRALPALLGGLQAPRAIGHVELFQGTASAILVRHTEPLSEVDRARLQAFCSVHEAQLWLQGEGAPQPVDAAQSLGYRLEAWNLQLAYRPGDFVQVNAAVNAAMVAQALQWLAPREDERVLDLFCGLGNFALPLAQRAREVIAVEGVQAMVERAADNARSNGLANAHFYQADLSNPLAAAGWAAGGFDAIVLDPPRDGALQVVRQVGSLGAKRLVYVSCNPTTLARDSGELLQQGYRLKKAGILDMFPQTAHVEAMALFEL; encoded by the coding sequence ATGGCCCGCAAGAACGGCGGCCTGCGCTTTCAGCCCAGCGGCGGCACCCGTGCCGCCCAGGTGCCGGTGGGCAAGAAGCAGCGCCTGAAGATCGAGCGCCTGGCCAACGATGGCCGTGGCATCGCCTTTATCGACGGGCGCACCTGGTTCGTCAGTGGCGCGCTGCCGGGCGAAGAGGTTGAAGCGCGGGTACTGGATGCACGCAGCAAGGTCGTCGATGCGCGTACCGAACGGGTGTTCCAGGCCAGCCCCGGGCGGCGCGTCGAACCCTGTGTGCATGCGCGCATCTGCGGCGGTTGCAGCGTTCAGCATATCCCCCACGCCGAACAGCTGGCGCTCAAGCAGCGCCTGCTCGCCGAACAGCTCGACCGTCTCGGCGGCCTGCAGCCCGAGGCCTGGGCCGAACCGCTGAGCAGCCCGGAATTCGCCTACCGCCGCCGTGCGCGTATCGCGGTGCGCTGGGATGCCCGCAACAAGCGCCTGGATGTGGGCTTTCGCGCCGCGGCCAGCCAGGACATCGTCGCCATCAGTGAGTGCCCGGTGCTGGTCGAGCCACTGCAGCCGATCCTGCGTGCATTGCCGGCGCTGCTCGGTGGTTTGCAGGCGCCGCGTGCCATTGGTCATGTGGAACTGTTCCAGGGCACGGCCAGTGCCATTCTGGTGCGCCATACCGAGCCCCTGAGCGAAGTGGACAGGGCCCGCCTGCAGGCCTTCTGCTCGGTACACGAGGCCCAGCTGTGGCTGCAGGGCGAGGGGGCGCCGCAACCGGTGGATGCCGCCCAGTCGCTGGGCTATCGCCTGGAGGCGTGGAACCTGCAACTGGCCTATCGGCCGGGCGATTTCGTGCAGGTCAATGCGGCGGTGAATGCCGCCATGGTGGCCCAGGCCTTGCAGTGGCTGGCGCCGCGAGAAGACGAGCGGGTGCTGGATCTGTTCTGCGGGCTGGGCAACTTCGCCCTGCCGCTGGCCCAGCGCGCCCGTGAGGTGATTGCCGTGGAAGGCGTGCAGGCGATGGTCGAGCGGGCGGCGGACAATGCCCGCAGCAACGGCCTGGCCAATGCGCACTTTTACCAGGCCGACCTGTCCAACCCGCTGGCCGCGGCCGGCTGGGCGGCTGGCGGCTTCGACGCCATCGTGCTCGACCCGCCGCGCGATGGCGCGCTGCAGGTGGTCCGGCAGGTCGGCAGCCTGGGTGCCAAGCGGCTGGTTTACGTGTCCTGTAACCCGACGACGCTGGCACGCGACAGTGGCGAATTGTTGCAACAGGGTTATCGCTTGAAGAAAGCCGGTATTCTGGACATGTTTCCGCAAACCGCGCATGTCGAAGCGATGGCGCTGTTCGAGCTCTAA
- a CDS encoding ABC transporter substrate-binding protein, translated as MIARLSRCSRLLALSGLFALLPLGGALAEPRSLDTAYGEVRLEGAPQRVVTLSENALDVALAVGVKPLGSVATRGGSDVSGYLKDKAGDIRIVGTARETNLESVFALQPDLILAGPELTRDQYQKLSLIAPTLVPKGNSFADWRNNVAFYGQALGKQQQAEAAVAAVDARIENLKGRIEPGQVASVVRWSPQGPGVMSQHLFVGQLLGQLGFKGTAMAAELTQKPHSDALSLENLSRIDGDWLFLATLNAGGAKALEQARQQPAFARLKAVSSGHVQSVDGQIWSSGAGPLAAKVILDDVEKAVTSQ; from the coding sequence ATGATCGCTCGCCTATCTCGCTGCTCCCGCCTGCTGGCGCTGTCCGGCCTGTTCGCACTGTTGCCGCTGGGAGGTGCACTGGCCGAGCCGCGCAGCCTGGATACCGCCTATGGTGAGGTCAGGCTGGAGGGCGCTCCGCAGCGCGTGGTGACCCTGAGCGAGAACGCCCTGGATGTGGCCCTGGCCGTCGGCGTCAAGCCGCTGGGCAGCGTCGCCACCCGCGGCGGCAGCGACGTATCGGGCTACCTGAAGGACAAGGCGGGCGATATCAGGATCGTCGGCACCGCGCGGGAAACCAACCTGGAGTCGGTGTTCGCCCTGCAGCCAGATCTGATCCTGGCCGGGCCGGAGCTGACCCGGGATCAGTACCAGAAACTCAGCCTGATCGCGCCGACCCTGGTACCCAAGGGCAATTCCTTCGCCGACTGGCGCAACAACGTCGCGTTCTATGGCCAGGCGCTCGGCAAGCAGCAGCAAGCCGAGGCTGCCGTCGCGGCGGTCGACGCACGTATCGAAAACCTCAAGGGCAGGATCGAGCCGGGCCAGGTCGCTTCCGTGGTGCGCTGGAGCCCGCAGGGCCCGGGCGTGATGTCGCAGCATTTGTTCGTGGGCCAGTTGCTGGGCCAACTGGGCTTCAAGGGCACGGCGATGGCCGCCGAGCTGACCCAGAAACCCCATAGCGATGCCCTGAGCCTGGAGAACCTGTCGCGCATCGACGGCGATTGGCTGTTCCTCGCCACCCTCAATGCCGGTGGCGCCAAGGCCCTGGAACAGGCGCGCCAGCAGCCGGCGTTCGCGCGCCTCAAAGCGGTCAGCAGCGGCCATGTGCAGAGCGTCGACGGGCAGATCTGGAGCAGCGGCGCCGGCCCGCTGGCGGCCAAGGTGATTCTCGATGACGTGGAGAAGGCCGTCACCTCGCAATGA
- the cysM gene encoding cysteine synthase CysM translates to MTQQYPTIAECVGNTPLVRLQRLPGATSNTLLVKLEGNNPAGSVKDRPALSMIARAELRGDIQPGDTLIEATSGNTGIALAMAAAIKGYRMILIMPDNSSAERKAAMTAYGAELILVSKEEGMEGARDLALAMQAEGRGKVLDQFANGDNPVAHYTSTGPEIWRQTGGQITHFISSMGTTGTIMGVSRYLKEQNPAVQIVGLQPMEGSAIPGIRRWPEEYLPKIFESERVDRIVDMAQAEAEDVMRRMAREEGIFCGVSSGGAVAAMLRLSRELENAVLVAIICDRGDRYLSTGVYDAVAN, encoded by the coding sequence ATGACCCAGCAATACCCCACGATCGCCGAATGCGTCGGCAACACCCCGCTGGTTCGCCTGCAACGCCTGCCCGGCGCCACCAGCAATACCCTGCTGGTCAAGCTCGAAGGCAACAACCCGGCCGGCTCGGTCAAGGACCGCCCGGCGCTGTCGATGATCGCCCGTGCCGAGCTGCGCGGTGATATCCAGCCCGGCGATACGCTGATCGAGGCCACCTCGGGCAATACCGGCATCGCCCTGGCCATGGCCGCGGCGATCAAGGGTTACCGGATGATCCTGATCATGCCGGACAATTCCAGCGCCGAGCGCAAGGCGGCGATGACCGCCTACGGCGCCGAGCTGATCCTGGTCAGCAAGGAAGAGGGCATGGAGGGCGCCCGTGACCTGGCGCTGGCCATGCAGGCCGAGGGCCGCGGCAAGGTGCTCGACCAGTTCGCCAACGGCGACAACCCGGTCGCCCACTACACCAGCACCGGCCCGGAAATCTGGCGCCAGACCGGCGGGCAGATCACCCATTTCATCAGCTCCATGGGCACCACCGGCACCATCATGGGCGTGTCGCGCTACCTCAAGGAGCAGAACCCGGCCGTGCAGATCGTCGGCCTGCAGCCGATGGAAGGTTCGGCGATCCCGGGCATCCGCCGCTGGCCGGAAGAGTACCTGCCGAAGATCTTCGAATCCGAGCGCGTCGACCGTATCGTCGACATGGCCCAGGCCGAGGCCGAGGACGTGATGCGCCGCATGGCGCGCGAAGAGGGCATCTTCTGTGGCGTGTCGTCCGGCGGCGCGGTGGCGGCCATGTTGCGCCTGTCCCGGGAGCTGGAGAACGCCGTGCTGGTCGCCATCATCTGCGACCGCGGCGACCGCTACCTGTCCACCGGCGTATACGACGCCGTGGCGAACTGA
- a CDS encoding ABC transporter ATP-binding protein codes for MTTSNLFATKPAVEVTLQAERLSLGYPQAAIIDDLSLRIPPGQVTAIVGPNGCGKSTLLAGLSRLHKPTAGAVLLNGKVIGSLPSRQVARQLALLPQDATAPDGLTVSELIRFGRQPHQSLLRQWSAEDQAIVDEALRVADLQALAERPLESMSGGQRQRAWIAMAVAQQTPLLLLDEPTSALDLGHQIEVFELIRDLASAGKTVVMVVHDLSSACRYADHLVAMKAGQIVAEGAPSAIVTPELVAQLYEVQCTLMHDPVSGTPIIAGITRR; via the coding sequence ATGACCACCTCCAACCTGTTCGCCACCAAGCCCGCGGTCGAGGTCACCCTGCAGGCCGAGCGCCTGAGCCTGGGTTACCCCCAGGCGGCGATCATCGACGACTTGTCCCTGCGCATTCCGCCCGGGCAGGTCACGGCCATCGTCGGCCCCAACGGCTGCGGCAAGTCCACCCTGCTGGCGGGGCTGTCGCGCCTGCACAAGCCCACGGCCGGCGCGGTGCTGCTCAACGGCAAGGTTATCGGCAGCCTGCCGTCCAGACAGGTCGCCCGGCAACTGGCGCTGCTGCCCCAGGACGCCACGGCGCCGGACGGCCTGACCGTCTCCGAGCTGATCCGCTTCGGCCGCCAGCCGCACCAGAGCCTGCTGCGCCAGTGGTCCGCCGAGGACCAGGCGATCGTCGACGAAGCGCTGCGCGTCGCCGACCTGCAGGCACTCGCCGAGCGCCCCCTGGAGTCGATGTCCGGCGGGCAGCGCCAGCGTGCCTGGATCGCCATGGCGGTGGCCCAGCAGACGCCCTTGCTGCTGCTCGACGAGCCCACCTCGGCACTGGATCTCGGTCACCAGATCGAAGTCTTCGAGCTGATTCGCGACCTGGCCTCGGCCGGCAAGACCGTGGTCATGGTGGTGCATGACCTGTCCAGCGCCTGCCGCTACGCCGACCATCTGGTGGCAATGAAGGCCGGCCAGATCGTCGCCGAGGGTGCGCCGAGCGCCATCGTCACGCCTGAATTGGTCGCGCAGCTGTACGAGGTGCAGTGCACCCTGATGCACGACCCGGTCAGCGGTACGCCGATCATCGCCGGCATCACCCGGCGTTAG